The Streptomyces kanamyceticus genome window below encodes:
- a CDS encoding 3-hydroxyacyl-CoA dehydrogenase family protein yields MDAPLNTVAVIGLGTMGTGIAEVLARAGREVIGIDISQAAATRAVTALETSTARAVRRERLTDEERRGILARFRTFTDLQAAADVDLVIEVVPESYEIKQRIVRELDAVVRPETIIATGTNALSVTRLAAESARPERVLGLHFFNPAPAMKLVEIVSSVLTAPAAVAAVTELAYALGKEPVAVGDRPGFVADGLLFGYLNQAAAMYEAKYASREDIDAAMKLGCGLPMGPLALLDLIGVDTARTVLDAMYAESHDRLHAPAPVLKQLSEAGLTGRKSGRGFYTYAEPGSTEVVRDALTPPEGERSVPSRAVRAVGVAGSGTMASGIAEVFAKAGYDVVLAARSEEKAQLARARIGKSLARSVEKGRITAESAAETLERITPAGSYEAFADVDLALEAIAEDLDVKQQLFATLDKVCKPGAILATTTSSLPVVACARATSRPRDVIGMHFFNPAPAMKLVEVVRTVLTSDEVHATVREVCAAIRKHPVDCGDRAGFIVNALLFPYLNNAIKMVQEHYATLDDIDAAMKLGGGYPMGPFELLDVVGLDVSLAIEKVLHREFRDPGLAPAPLLEHLVAAGCLGRKTGRGFREYARR; encoded by the coding sequence ATGGACGCTCCCTTGAACACCGTCGCCGTCATCGGTCTGGGCACGATGGGCACCGGCATCGCCGAGGTCCTGGCCCGCGCGGGCCGCGAGGTCATCGGCATCGACATCAGCCAGGCGGCGGCCACCCGGGCGGTGACGGCCCTGGAGACCTCCACGGCCCGCGCGGTGCGGCGCGAGCGCCTCACCGATGAGGAGCGGCGCGGCATCCTGGCCCGCTTCCGCACCTTCACCGATCTGCAGGCCGCGGCCGACGTCGACCTGGTGATCGAGGTCGTCCCCGAGTCGTACGAGATCAAGCAGCGGATCGTGCGTGAACTCGACGCCGTGGTCCGCCCCGAGACGATCATCGCGACCGGCACCAACGCGCTGTCCGTCACCCGGCTCGCCGCCGAGTCGGCGCGCCCCGAGCGCGTGCTCGGCCTGCACTTCTTCAACCCCGCGCCCGCGATGAAGCTCGTCGAGATCGTCTCGTCCGTGCTCACCGCGCCCGCCGCCGTCGCCGCGGTCACCGAGCTCGCGTACGCCCTGGGCAAGGAGCCCGTCGCGGTCGGCGACCGGCCCGGCTTCGTCGCCGACGGGCTGCTCTTCGGCTACCTCAACCAGGCCGCCGCGATGTACGAGGCGAAGTACGCCTCCCGCGAGGACATCGACGCCGCGATGAAGCTGGGCTGCGGCCTGCCGATGGGCCCGCTCGCGCTGCTCGACCTGATCGGCGTGGACACCGCCCGCACGGTCCTCGACGCCATGTACGCCGAGTCCCACGACCGCCTGCACGCCCCCGCGCCGGTCCTCAAGCAGCTCAGCGAGGCGGGCCTGACCGGGCGCAAGTCGGGGCGCGGCTTCTACACGTACGCCGAGCCGGGCAGCACGGAGGTGGTGCGCGACGCGCTGACCCCGCCGGAGGGCGAGCGGAGCGTCCCGAGCCGTGCCGTGCGCGCGGTCGGTGTGGCGGGCTCCGGCACGATGGCGTCCGGCATCGCCGAGGTCTTCGCCAAGGCGGGCTACGACGTGGTGCTCGCCGCACGCAGCGAGGAGAAGGCGCAGCTCGCCAGGGCCCGTATCGGCAAGTCCCTCGCGCGCTCGGTGGAGAAGGGGCGGATCACCGCCGAGTCGGCGGCGGAGACCCTGGAGCGGATCACCCCGGCCGGTTCGTACGAGGCGTTCGCCGATGTCGATCTGGCCCTGGAGGCCATCGCGGAGGACCTGGACGTCAAGCAGCAGCTGTTCGCGACGCTCGACAAGGTCTGCAAGCCCGGCGCGATCCTGGCGACCACGACGTCCTCGCTGCCGGTCGTCGCCTGCGCCCGCGCCACCTCGCGCCCGCGTGACGTGATCGGCATGCACTTCTTCAACCCGGCCCCGGCGATGAAGCTGGTCGAGGTGGTGCGCACCGTGCTGACCTCGGACGAGGTGCACGCCACCGTCCGTGAGGTCTGCGCGGCGATCCGCAAGCACCCGGTGGACTGCGGCGACCGCGCGGGCTTCATCGTGAACGCGCTGCTCTTCCCGTACCTGAACAACGCGATCAAGATGGTCCAGGAGCACTACGCCACGCTGGACGACATCGACGCCGCGATGAAGCTGGGCGGCGGCTACCCCATGGGGCCCTTCGAGCTCCTCGACGTGGTCGGCCTCGATGTCTCGCTCGCCATCGAGAAGGTCCTGCACCGCGAGTTCCGCGACCCGGGCCTGGCCCCGGCGCCGCTGCTCGAACACCTGGTGGCCGCGGGCTGCCTCGGCCGCAAGACGGGGCGTGGCTTCCGCGAATATGCCCGGCGCTGA
- a CDS encoding TetR family transcriptional regulator, giving the protein MQYVRGMSKAAKSSRNASPDAPESAAGSRAAAQRLKMRRELAAAAMELFATKGYEATTVDEIAAAAGVARRTFFRHFRSKEEAIFPDHDDTLVRAEEVLNAAPAHEHPLDTVCRGIKEVMKMYAASPAVSVERYRLTREVPTLREREIASVARYERLFTRYLLGHFDEQAHHDGNDDPLLAEVAASAVVTAHNHVLRRWLRAGGQGDLEAHLNHAFGIVRLTFGTGIGAGRSSAPATAPATVSAQGEVLVTVARTDAPLDEVMRTIEKALRERAS; this is encoded by the coding sequence ATGCAGTACGTTCGTGGCATGTCCAAGGCCGCCAAGTCCTCACGCAACGCCAGCCCCGACGCTCCGGAGAGCGCCGCGGGCAGCCGTGCCGCCGCCCAACGCCTCAAGATGCGCAGGGAGCTGGCTGCGGCGGCCATGGAGCTCTTCGCGACCAAGGGGTACGAGGCGACGACGGTCGACGAGATCGCCGCCGCCGCGGGCGTCGCCCGCCGGACCTTCTTCCGGCACTTCCGCTCCAAGGAAGAGGCGATCTTCCCCGACCACGACGACACCCTGGTCCGCGCGGAGGAGGTGCTGAACGCCGCACCGGCGCACGAGCACCCGCTCGACACGGTGTGCCGCGGCATCAAGGAAGTCATGAAGATGTACGCGGCCTCGCCCGCGGTCTCCGTGGAGCGCTACCGGCTGACCCGTGAGGTGCCCACGCTGCGCGAGCGCGAGATCGCCTCCGTGGCCCGCTACGAACGGCTGTTCACGCGGTATCTGCTCGGCCACTTCGATGAGCAGGCGCACCACGACGGCAACGACGACCCGCTGCTCGCCGAGGTCGCCGCCTCCGCGGTGGTCACCGCCCACAACCACGTCCTGCGCCGCTGGCTGCGGGCGGGCGGCCAGGGCGACCTGGAGGCCCACCTGAACCACGCGTTCGGCATCGTCCGGCTCACCTTCGGCACCGGGATCGGCGCGGGCCGCTCCTCGGCACCGGCCACCGCCCCCGCCACGGTCTCCGCGCAGGGCGAGGTCCTGGTCACCGTGGCCCGTACGGACGCGCCGCTCGACGAGGTCATGCGGACGATCGAGAAAGCCCTCCGCGAGCGGGCCTCATAG
- the ccrA gene encoding crotonyl-CoA carboxylase/reductase, translating to MTVKEILDAIQSQDAQSADFAALPLPDSYRAITVHKDETEMFAGLDTRDKDPRKSLHLDDVPVPELGPGEALVAVMASSVNYNSVWTSIFEPLSTFGFLERYGKVSELTKRHDLPYHVIGSDLAGVVLRTGPGVNSWKPGDEVVAHCLSVELESSDGHNDTMLDPEQRIWGFETNFGGLAEIALVKSNQLMPKPGHLSWEEAAAPGLVNSTAYRQLVSRNGADMKQGDNVLIWGASGGLGSYATQFALAGGANPICVVSSEQKADICRSMGAEAIIDRSAEGYRFWKDERTQDPKEWKRFGKRIREFTGGEDIDIVFEHPGRETFGASVYVTRKGGTITTCASTSGYMHEYDNRYLWMSLKRIIGSHFANYREAWEANRLIAKGKIHPTLSKVYSLEETGQAAHDVHRNAHQGKVGVLALAPKEGLGVRDPELRAQHIDAINRFRNV from the coding sequence ATCACCGTGAAGGAAATCCTGGACGCGATTCAGTCGCAGGACGCACAGTCCGCCGACTTCGCCGCTCTCCCCCTGCCCGACTCGTACCGCGCGATCACCGTGCACAAGGACGAGACGGAGATGTTCGCGGGCCTGGACACCCGCGACAAGGACCCCCGCAAGTCCCTCCACCTGGACGACGTGCCGGTGCCCGAACTCGGCCCCGGTGAAGCCCTGGTGGCCGTGATGGCCTCCTCGGTGAACTACAACTCCGTGTGGACCTCGATCTTCGAGCCGCTGTCGACCTTCGGCTTCCTGGAGCGCTACGGCAAGGTCAGCGAGCTCACCAAGCGCCACGACCTGCCGTACCACGTCATCGGCTCCGACCTGGCGGGCGTCGTGCTGCGCACCGGGCCCGGCGTGAACTCCTGGAAGCCGGGCGACGAGGTCGTCGCGCACTGCCTGAGCGTCGAGTTGGAGTCGAGCGACGGCCACAACGACACGATGCTCGACCCCGAGCAGCGCATCTGGGGCTTCGAGACGAACTTCGGCGGCCTCGCCGAGATCGCGCTCGTCAAGTCCAACCAGCTCATGCCCAAGCCGGGCCACCTGAGTTGGGAGGAGGCCGCCGCTCCCGGGCTCGTGAACTCCACCGCGTACCGCCAGCTCGTCTCGCGCAACGGCGCCGACATGAAGCAGGGCGACAACGTGCTGATCTGGGGCGCGAGCGGCGGACTCGGCTCCTACGCCACGCAGTTCGCGCTCGCCGGCGGCGCCAACCCGATCTGTGTGGTCTCCAGCGAGCAGAAGGCCGACATCTGCCGCTCCATGGGCGCCGAGGCGATCATCGACCGCAGCGCCGAGGGCTACCGGTTCTGGAAGGACGAGCGCACCCAGGACCCCAAGGAGTGGAAGCGCTTCGGCAAGCGCATCCGCGAGTTCACCGGCGGCGAGGACATCGACATCGTCTTCGAGCACCCCGGCCGCGAGACCTTCGGCGCCAGCGTCTACGTCACCCGCAAGGGCGGCACCATCACCACCTGCGCCTCCACCTCGGGCTACATGCACGAGTACGACAACCGCTACCTGTGGATGTCCCTCAAGCGCATCATCGGCTCCCACTTCGCCAACTACCGCGAGGCCTGGGAGGCCAACCGCCTGATCGCCAAGGGCAAGATCCACCCCACCCTCTCCAAGGTCTACTCCCTCGAAGAGACAGGCCAGGCGGCCCACGACGTCCACCGCAACGCCCACCAGGGCAAGGTCGGCGTGCTCGCCCTCGCGCCCAAGGAGGGCCTGGGCGTGCGCGACCCGGAGCTGCGGGCCCAGCACATCGACGCCATCAACCGTTTCCGCAACGTCTGA
- a CDS encoding protein meaA — MTERQKDRPWLMRTYAGHSTAEASNELYRRNLAKGQTGLSVAFDLPTQTGYDPDHILARGEVGRVGVPVSHLGDMRRLFQDIPLDRMNTSMTINATAMWLLALYQVVAEEQGADITQLQGTTQNDIVKEYLSRGTHVFPPGPSLRLTTDMITYTVAHIPKWNPINICSYHLQEAGATPVQEIAYAMSTAIAVLDAVRDSGQVPEEKFGDVVARISFFVNAGVRFIEEMCKMRAFGRIWDQITRERYGIENPKQRRFRYGVQVNSLGLTEAQPENNVQRIVLEMLAVTLSKDARARAVQLPAWNEALGLPRPWDQQWSLRIQQVLAHESDLLEYEDIFAGSHVIEKKVDELVTDSLTEMDRIQEMGGAMAAVESGYLKSQLVSSHAERRARIEAGHEKIVGVNVYESTETNPLTADLDAAIMTVDHAVEAKVVRAIGDWRTTRQESSDRQGMGDPFHYPTTGQALERLKEAAAGTENLMEATLECARAGVTTGEWSGALREVFGEFRAPTGVSSAPVAVAAEEGSPMAEVRRKVALTGEELGGKLRLLVGKPGLDGHSNGAEQIAVRARDAGFEVVYQGIRLTPEQIVSAALAEDVHCVGLSILSGSHAELVPDVLVRMREAGATDVPVIVGGIIPNADAEDLKRAGVAAVFTPKDFGITEIIGRIVDEIRKANKLDPLEVPA; from the coding sequence ATGACAGAGCGTCAGAAGGACCGGCCGTGGCTCATGCGGACGTACGCCGGTCACTCCACGGCGGAGGCGTCCAACGAGCTGTACCGGCGCAACCTCGCCAAGGGGCAGACGGGCCTCTCGGTCGCGTTCGACCTGCCCACGCAGACCGGCTACGACCCCGACCACATCCTCGCCCGCGGCGAGGTCGGCCGGGTCGGCGTCCCGGTCTCGCACCTGGGTGACATGCGGCGGCTGTTCCAGGACATCCCCCTGGACCGGATGAACACCTCGATGACGATCAACGCCACCGCCATGTGGCTTCTGGCGCTCTATCAGGTGGTCGCGGAGGAGCAGGGCGCGGACATCACCCAGCTCCAGGGGACGACGCAGAACGACATCGTCAAGGAGTACCTCTCGCGCGGGACGCACGTCTTCCCGCCGGGCCCCTCCCTGCGGCTGACCACCGACATGATCACGTACACGGTGGCCCACATCCCCAAGTGGAACCCGATCAACATCTGCAGCTACCACCTCCAGGAGGCGGGGGCCACACCGGTCCAGGAGATCGCGTACGCGATGTCCACCGCCATCGCGGTCCTCGATGCCGTACGCGACTCCGGGCAGGTCCCCGAGGAGAAGTTCGGGGACGTCGTGGCCCGCATCTCCTTCTTCGTGAACGCGGGCGTCCGCTTCATCGAGGAGATGTGCAAGATGCGGGCGTTCGGGCGGATCTGGGACCAGATCACGCGCGAGCGGTACGGCATCGAGAACCCGAAGCAGCGCCGGTTCCGCTACGGCGTGCAGGTCAACTCCCTGGGCCTGACCGAGGCCCAGCCGGAGAACAACGTCCAGCGGATCGTGCTCGAAATGCTGGCCGTCACCCTCTCCAAGGACGCACGCGCGCGTGCCGTGCAACTCCCGGCCTGGAACGAGGCGTTGGGACTGCCCCGCCCCTGGGACCAGCAGTGGTCCCTGCGCATCCAGCAGGTCCTCGCGCACGAGAGCGACCTCCTGGAGTACGAGGACATCTTCGCGGGCTCGCACGTCATCGAGAAGAAGGTCGACGAGCTGGTCACCGACTCGCTCACCGAGATGGACCGGATCCAGGAGATGGGCGGCGCGATGGCCGCCGTCGAGTCCGGCTACCTCAAGTCCCAGCTCGTCTCCTCGCACGCCGAGCGCAGGGCCAGGATCGAGGCGGGCCACGAGAAGATCGTCGGCGTGAACGTGTACGAGTCGACCGAGACCAACCCTCTCACCGCCGACCTGGACGCCGCGATCATGACGGTGGACCACGCCGTCGAGGCGAAGGTCGTGCGGGCCATCGGCGACTGGCGCACCACGCGTCAGGAGTCCTCGGACCGCCAGGGCATGGGCGACCCGTTCCACTACCCGACCACGGGGCAGGCCCTGGAGCGCCTCAAGGAGGCGGCCGCGGGTACGGAGAACCTCATGGAGGCCACCCTGGAGTGCGCCCGCGCCGGGGTCACGACCGGCGAGTGGTCAGGGGCCCTGCGCGAGGTGTTCGGCGAGTTCCGGGCCCCCACCGGAGTCTCGTCGGCGCCGGTCGCGGTGGCCGCGGAGGAGGGCTCGCCGATGGCCGAGGTCCGCCGCAAGGTCGCCCTGACCGGCGAGGAACTCGGCGGCAAGCTCCGCCTCCTTGTCGGCAAGCCGGGCCTGGACGGCCACTCCAACGGCGCCGAGCAGATCGCCGTGCGCGCCCGCGACGCCGGGTTCGAGGTGGTCTACCAGGGCATCCGGCTCACCCCGGAACAGATCGTGTCCGCCGCGCTCGCCGAGGACGTGCACTGCGTCGGCCTGTCGATCCTCTCCGGGTCACACGCCGAGCTGGTGCCCGACGTCCTCGTCCGGATGCGCGAGGCGGGCGCCACCGACGTCCCCGTGATCGTCGGTGGCATCATCCCCAACGCCGACGCCGAGGACTTGAAGCGTGCGGGTGTGGCCGCCGTGTTCACGCCCAAGGACTTCGGCATCACGGAGATCATCGGCCGTATCGTCGACGAGATCCGGAAAGCGAACAAGCTCGACCCTCTGGAGGTCCCCGCATGA
- a CDS encoding HpcH/HpaI aldolase/citrate lyase family protein, whose protein sequence is MTAPINRLRPRRSCLAVPGSNPRFLEKAQGLPADQVFLDLEDACAPLAKPEARHTIVKFLNEGDWTGKTRVVRVNDWTTEWTYRDVVTVVEGAGQNLDCIMLPKVQTADQVVALDLLLTQIEKTMGFEVGKIGIEAQIENAQGLNNVNAIAEASQRVETIIFGPADFMASINMKSLVVGEQPPGYPADAYHFILMKILMAARANNLQAIDGPYLQIKNVDGYREVANRAAALGFDGKWVLHPGQVEAANEVFSPSQEDFDHAELILDAYEYYTSEAGGKKGSAMLGDEMIDEASRKMALVISGKGRAAGMQRTSTFEAPEA, encoded by the coding sequence ATGACCGCGCCCATCAACCGTCTCCGTCCCCGCCGCTCGTGTCTGGCGGTCCCGGGTTCGAACCCGCGCTTCCTGGAGAAGGCCCAGGGTCTGCCCGCGGACCAGGTCTTCCTGGACCTGGAGGACGCCTGCGCGCCGCTCGCCAAGCCGGAGGCCCGGCACACCATCGTGAAGTTCCTCAACGAGGGCGACTGGACGGGCAAGACGCGGGTGGTGCGCGTCAACGACTGGACCACCGAGTGGACGTACCGCGACGTCGTCACGGTCGTCGAGGGCGCGGGCCAGAACCTCGACTGCATCATGCTGCCGAAGGTGCAGACGGCCGACCAGGTCGTCGCGCTCGACCTGCTCCTGACCCAGATCGAGAAGACCATGGGCTTCGAGGTCGGCAAGATCGGCATCGAGGCGCAGATCGAGAACGCCCAGGGCCTCAACAACGTCAACGCGATCGCCGAGGCGTCCCAGCGCGTCGAGACGATCATCTTCGGCCCGGCCGACTTCATGGCGTCGATCAACATGAAGTCCCTGGTCGTCGGCGAGCAGCCGCCCGGGTACCCGGCCGACGCCTACCACTTCATCCTGATGAAGATCCTGATGGCCGCCCGTGCCAACAACCTCCAGGCGATCGACGGCCCCTACCTCCAGATCAAGAACGTCGACGGCTACCGCGAGGTCGCGAACCGCGCCGCGGCGCTCGGCTTCGACGGCAAGTGGGTCCTGCACCCCGGCCAGGTCGAGGCGGCCAACGAGGTCTTCTCGCCCTCGCAGGAGGACTTCGACCACGCCGAGCTGATCCTGGACGCGTACGAGTACTACACGTCCGAGGCGGGCGGAAAGAAGGGCTCGGCGATGCTCGGCGACGAGATGATCGACGAGGCGAGCCGGAAGATGGCGCTCGTCATCTCCGGGAAGGGCCGTGCGGCGGGTATGCAGCGCACGTCCACGTTCGAGGCCCCGGAGGCGTAA
- a CDS encoding MaoC family dehydratase, which produces MQFGRTYEEFEVGAVYKHWPGKTVTEYDDHLFCLLTMNHHPLHMDNNYAEKTTDFGKNVVVGNYIYSLLLGMSVPDVSGKAIANLEVESLKHVAPTFHGDTIYGETTVLDKTPSKSKSDRGIVYVETKGYKQDGTLVCVFRRKVMVPTETYIKERGGEQPGRPELKSQEK; this is translated from the coding sequence ATGCAGTTCGGCCGCACCTACGAAGAGTTCGAAGTCGGCGCCGTGTACAAGCACTGGCCCGGAAAAACGGTCACCGAGTACGACGACCACCTCTTCTGTCTCCTGACCATGAACCACCACCCCCTCCACATGGACAACAACTATGCGGAGAAGACGACGGACTTCGGGAAGAACGTCGTCGTGGGCAATTACATCTACTCGCTGCTGCTCGGCATGTCGGTCCCCGACGTCTCCGGCAAGGCCATCGCCAACCTGGAGGTCGAATCGCTCAAGCACGTGGCGCCGACCTTCCACGGCGACACGATCTACGGCGAGACGACGGTCCTCGACAAGACGCCTTCGAAGTCCAAGAGCGACCGCGGGATCGTCTACGTGGAGACCAAGGGCTACAAGCAGGACGGCACGCTGGTCTGCGTGTTCCGCCGCAAGGTGATGGTGCCCACCGAGACGTACATCAAGGAGCGCGGCGGCGAGCAGCCCGGCCGCCCGGAGCTCAAGAGCCAGGAGAAGTAG
- a CDS encoding acyl-CoA dehydrogenase family protein, whose translation MSRLAQTAGLTDIQQEILSTVRDFVDKEIIPVATELEHRDEYPQQIVDGLKELGLFGLMIPEEYGGLGESLLTYALCVEEIARGWMSVSGIINTHFIVAYMLKQHGTQEQKETFLPRMAAGEVRGAFSMSEPGLGSDVSAITSKGVKDGDDYVLNGQKMWLTNGGTSTLVAVLCRSDEGHPEGTAPHKSMTTFLVEKEPGFGEVRPGLTIPGKIDKMGYKGVDTTELIMDGLRIPANRVLGGATGRGFYQMMDGVEVGRVNVAARGCGVAQRAFELGVSYAQQRHTFGKPIAQHQAIQFKLAEMATKVEAAHAMMVNAARKKDSGERNDLEAGMAKYLASEYCKEVVEDAFRIHGGYGFSKEYEIERLYREAPMLLIGEGTAEIQKMIIGRRLLEEYRFQG comes from the coding sequence ATGAGCCGACTCGCCCAGACCGCGGGGTTGACGGACATCCAGCAGGAGATCCTGTCCACCGTCCGTGACTTCGTCGACAAGGAGATCATTCCGGTCGCGACGGAACTCGAGCACCGTGACGAGTACCCGCAGCAGATCGTGGACGGCCTCAAGGAGTTGGGCCTGTTCGGGCTCATGATCCCTGAGGAGTACGGCGGCCTCGGCGAGTCGCTGCTCACCTACGCGCTGTGCGTCGAGGAGATAGCGCGCGGCTGGATGTCGGTGTCCGGCATCATCAACACCCACTTCATCGTGGCCTACATGCTCAAGCAGCACGGCACGCAGGAGCAGAAGGAGACGTTCCTGCCTCGCATGGCGGCGGGCGAGGTGCGCGGCGCGTTCTCCATGTCGGAGCCGGGACTCGGCTCAGATGTGTCGGCCATCACGTCGAAGGGCGTCAAGGACGGGGACGACTACGTCCTCAACGGCCAGAAGATGTGGTTGACGAACGGCGGCACGTCCACTTTGGTGGCCGTCCTGTGCCGAAGTGACGAAGGACACCCCGAGGGCACGGCGCCCCACAAGTCGATGACCACGTTCCTTGTCGAGAAGGAGCCCGGTTTCGGAGAGGTCCGGCCGGGCCTCACCATCCCCGGCAAGATCGACAAGATGGGTTACAAGGGCGTCGACACCACCGAACTCATCATGGACGGGCTACGCATTCCGGCCAATCGTGTGCTCGGCGGGGCCACCGGCCGAGGGTTTTACCAAATGATGGACGGCGTCGAAGTCGGCCGCGTCAATGTGGCGGCGCGTGGTTGCGGCGTCGCACAGCGTGCATTTGAGCTCGGTGTCTCTTATGCCCAGCAACGCCACACTTTCGGCAAGCCGATCGCCCAGCATCAGGCGATTCAGTTCAAGCTGGCGGAGATGGCTACCAAGGTCGAGGCCGCCCATGCGATGATGGTCAATGCCGCACGCAAAAAGGACTCCGGGGAGCGAAACGACCTCGAAGCAGGGATGGCGAAGTACCTCGCCTCCGAGTACTGCAAGGAAGTCGTGGAGGACGCGTTCAGGATTCACGGCGGTTACGGCTTCTCGAAGGAGTACGAGATCGAGCGCCTCTACAGGGAGGCTCCGATGCTGTTGATCGGTGAAGGTACCGCCGAGATCCAGAAAATGATCATTGGTCGTCGACTGCTCGAAGAGTATCGATTCCAGGGCTAG
- a CDS encoding phosphatidylserine decarboxylase produces the protein MPHSQTSAPRDGILQGRLARGASPWLLPTVATAALSLARARRSKGAAAVAVPATALAAGMLWFFRDPEREIAQGRVISPADGVVQSIMPWKDGRTRVAIFMSPLNVHVNRAPLAGTVTSVEHIPGGFVPAFNKESENNERVVWHFDTELGDIEMIQIAGAVARRIVPYVPQGSKVEQGERIGLIRFGSRVDIYLPEGVEVDVEVGQKTVAGVTRIDRG, from the coding sequence ATGCCCCACAGCCAAACCTCTGCACCACGCGACGGCATTCTTCAGGGACGCCTTGCTCGCGGAGCATCGCCGTGGCTCCTGCCGACCGTCGCCACCGCGGCACTCAGCCTCGCCCGCGCGCGCCGCTCCAAGGGCGCCGCGGCCGTCGCCGTGCCCGCCACCGCGCTGGCGGCGGGCATGCTGTGGTTCTTCCGCGACCCCGAGCGCGAGATCGCCCAGGGCCGGGTCATCTCTCCCGCCGACGGCGTGGTGCAGAGCATCATGCCGTGGAAGGACGGGCGCACCCGCGTCGCCATCTTCATGAGCCCGCTGAACGTCCACGTCAACCGCGCGCCCCTCGCGGGCACGGTGACGTCCGTGGAGCACATCCCCGGCGGGTTCGTCCCGGCGTTCAACAAGGAGAGCGAGAACAACGAGCGCGTTGTCTGGCACTTCGACACCGAGCTCGGCGACATCGAGATGATCCAGATCGCGGGCGCGGTCGCGCGACGCATCGTGCCCTACGTGCCGCAGGGATCGAAGGTGGAGCAGGGCGAGCGGATCGGCCTGATCCGCTTCGGCTCCCGCGTCGACATCTACCTCCCCGAGGGTGTCGAGGTGGACGTCGAGGTCGGTCAGAAGACCGTGGCTGGGGTGACTCGCATTGACCGTGGTTGA
- the pssA gene encoding CDP-diacylglycerol--serine O-phosphatidyltransferase, which translates to MTVVDPETQAGWVPEAAEDEADEEMPLSLRLSIADTLTLGNATCGFMAVYFTTTGILIPHLQGSNESGMARHSAATAVILMLCAAVFDLFDGLVARKLRSSPMGAELDNLSDLISFGLAPAYFVLVYGMVADDAHQRVAAVGAIVVLLAVVLRLARFSCVTVKDGTFQGMPSPFGALTVVSIVLLELPFVATLLAIIGTAWLMVSRVEYPKPRGPLAVAMLSWIVAAMGLLAAWAFDAPGGQLLLQTGCALQVVLGAVIPLFATARRLNNFRDNRREARAAQLP; encoded by the coding sequence TTGACCGTGGTTGATCCTGAGACACAAGCGGGCTGGGTGCCCGAGGCCGCGGAGGACGAGGCCGACGAGGAGATGCCTCTCTCGCTGCGCCTCTCAATAGCGGACACCCTCACGCTCGGTAACGCGACGTGCGGGTTCATGGCGGTGTACTTCACCACCACGGGCATCCTCATCCCGCACCTGCAAGGCAGCAACGAGAGCGGCATGGCGCGGCACTCCGCCGCGACCGCCGTGATCCTGATGCTCTGCGCGGCCGTCTTCGACCTGTTCGACGGGCTCGTGGCGCGCAAGCTGCGGTCCTCGCCGATGGGCGCCGAGCTCGACAACCTGTCGGACCTGATCAGCTTCGGTCTGGCACCGGCGTACTTCGTCCTCGTCTACGGCATGGTCGCCGACGACGCGCACCAGCGGGTGGCGGCGGTCGGCGCGATCGTCGTGCTGTTGGCGGTGGTGCTGCGGCTTGCGCGGTTCTCGTGCGTGACCGTGAAGGACGGCACCTTCCAAGGCATGCCATCGCCCTTCGGCGCGCTCACGGTGGTCTCGATCGTGCTCCTGGAGCTGCCCTTCGTGGCGACGCTCCTGGCGATCATCGGCACGGCCTGGCTCATGGTCAGCCGCGTCGAGTACCCGAAGCCGCGCGGTCCCCTCGCGGTGGCCATGCTCTCGTGGATCGTCGCGGCCATGGGGCTGCTCGCGGCCTGGGCGTTCGACGCTCCCGGCGGGCAGCTGCTCCTGCAGACGGGCTGCGCGCTCCAGGTCGTCCTCGGCGCGGTGATCCCCCTCTTCGCCACGGCTCGACGGTTGAACAACTTCCGCGACAATCGGCGCGAGGCGCGTGCGGCGCAGTTGCCTTAG